In one window of Brenneria goodwinii DNA:
- a CDS encoding YopT-type cysteine protease domain-containing protein → METNSIRAIGMSPQSLQPGQDTRASKDALRFTTFDEARTWLASQRFSNRDQFRSHMDTLHDRLDSSSRKLLEQAFTQHSSAPKTMTPGRLPPQQLYSGLKNWQSVLMHGLCASSSNREEQISGGVGTGWSALRVADFDQIGELEEHEPDHPGACVIYSALWLNDVNSRDGSAGNRMHRLADRTPEVIDLQRDYENRFHANEAEDPMHETVRRLGIIPNAASADSVDVITDEGEAMQRLSESLFDRGSKLILFGRDMSHSASGHVIAAHSDGSRVKLFDPNLGEFRMKRSDIPTVMRAIIATNSQSFPVPTVEVLPVIVR, encoded by the coding sequence ATGGAAACGAACAGCATTCGGGCGATTGGCATGAGTCCCCAGTCGCTACAGCCCGGGCAAGATACGCGGGCATCAAAAGACGCCCTGCGGTTCACCACATTTGATGAAGCCAGAACTTGGCTGGCGTCGCAGCGCTTCAGCAATCGCGATCAATTCAGATCCCATATGGACACGCTCCATGATCGTCTGGACAGTTCAAGCCGCAAATTGCTGGAGCAAGCCTTCACTCAGCATTCGTCAGCCCCAAAAACCATGACGCCCGGACGTTTGCCGCCCCAGCAGCTATATAGCGGCCTAAAGAATTGGCAAAGCGTGTTAATGCATGGGTTGTGCGCCTCGTCCTCCAACCGTGAAGAACAGATATCCGGTGGCGTGGGCACGGGATGGTCGGCGCTCAGGGTGGCCGATTTCGACCAGATCGGCGAGCTTGAAGAGCATGAGCCCGATCATCCAGGCGCCTGCGTCATCTATAGCGCGCTGTGGTTAAACGATGTGAACAGCCGTGACGGCAGCGCCGGTAATCGCATGCATCGCCTTGCGGATCGGACGCCGGAGGTCATCGATTTGCAACGTGACTACGAAAACCGGTTCCATGCTAATGAGGCGGAAGACCCTATGCATGAGACGGTACGCAGATTAGGTATTATTCCCAACGCGGCATCTGCGGATTCGGTGGATGTCATTACGGATGAAGGAGAGGCCATGCAGCGGTTGTCTGAAAGTCTGTTTGACCGAGGATCAAAGCTGATCCTGTTTGGGCGGGATATGTCTCATTCCGCCAGCGGCCATGTCATTGCGGCGCATTCGGATGGCAGCCGGGTAAAGCTGTTTGATCCTAATCTTGGCGAGTTTCGGATGAAAAGAAGCGATATCCCCACCGTCATGCGCGCTATCATCGCAACGAATTCACAATCGTTTCCCGTACCGACGGTGGAAGTGCTGCCCGTCATCGTGCGCTAA